One stretch of Chryseobacterium indologenes DNA includes these proteins:
- a CDS encoding histidine phosphatase family protein, whose translation MEIHLIRHTAVDNPENLCYGFAEMPLRKEHLQDFDSLNLDQDFDLVVSSPAQRCCLLAEHFKLNYSTDERLREMNFGNWELKKWTEIPVEEINPWYKDFIHVKASGGENLLEMQSRVLNFWNELVIKKDVEKVLIIAHAGVIRLILQSVLQFPLENMFTIQIDYGKKVIIETKEGYFSIKKVNG comes from the coding sequence ATGGAAATTCATCTGATTCGTCATACTGCCGTAGATAATCCGGAAAATCTGTGCTATGGATTTGCTGAGATGCCCTTACGAAAAGAGCATTTACAAGACTTTGATAGCTTAAATCTGGATCAAGATTTTGATTTAGTGGTTTCAAGCCCTGCACAGCGTTGTTGTCTTCTGGCAGAACATTTTAAATTGAATTATTCAACCGATGAAAGACTTCGGGAAATGAATTTTGGAAACTGGGAGCTAAAGAAATGGACAGAAATTCCTGTAGAAGAAATCAATCCCTGGTACAAAGATTTTATCCATGTAAAAGCTTCAGGTGGAGAAAATCTCCTTGAAATGCAAAGTCGCGTCCTCAACTTCTGGAATGAGCTGGTTATTAAAAAAGACGTTGAAAAAGTGCTGATTATTGCTCATGCCGGAGTAATCCGTTTAATTTTACAATCAGTACTGCAGTTTCCCTTGGAAAATATGTTCACCATTCAGATTGATTATGGAAAGAAAGTAATTATTGAAACCAAAGAGGGCTATTTTTCCATTAAAAAAGTGAATGGTTAA
- a CDS encoding DUF1501 domain-containing protein — MLIKRREFLKISSLATASFLMPNFLKAMTLDQALNPNQNILIVLQFTGGNDGLNTIIPTKNDIYFRERKTLAVQDSLSLTDEAGINPSLSYFKELFDNGELSVMNNVGYPNPDKSHFRSMDIWQSASRSDEFLDTGWLGRFLDEECYRCEHPTQALEVDDMLSLALKGENNKAFAFKDPKRLYQTSQEKYFKSLYDHHHDDETVSYLYQTLGSTINNAGYIFDKSKAKKTEQTYPNSQLGKDFKTVASLIKSDINTQVYYVSIGSFDTHVNQNDRQKKLFSDINEAVKSFVADMKNNGLFNNILLMTFSEFGRRVAQNASNGTDHGTANQMFFISGNLKKKGLLNRLPDLQNLNEGDLIYTEDFRKVYATILKNWLKADSSKVLGWKNGVYDFI, encoded by the coding sequence ATGTTAATCAAAAGAAGAGAATTTCTCAAAATAAGCTCACTGGCTACAGCCTCATTTTTAATGCCTAATTTCCTTAAGGCAATGACGCTGGATCAAGCTCTGAATCCCAATCAGAATATCCTGATAGTACTACAGTTTACAGGAGGAAATGACGGTTTGAACACGATTATTCCTACAAAAAATGATATCTATTTTAGGGAAAGAAAAACCCTTGCCGTTCAGGATTCTTTATCACTGACAGACGAAGCCGGAATTAATCCTTCCCTATCTTATTTTAAAGAACTTTTTGATAATGGTGAGCTTTCTGTTATGAATAACGTAGGCTATCCCAATCCGGACAAATCTCATTTCCGTAGTATGGATATCTGGCAATCGGCAAGCAGAAGTGATGAATTTCTAGACACCGGATGGCTGGGACGCTTTCTGGACGAAGAATGCTACCGTTGTGAACATCCTACTCAAGCATTAGAAGTAGATGACATGCTCAGCCTTGCCCTTAAAGGTGAAAATAATAAAGCCTTTGCCTTTAAAGATCCTAAAAGATTATACCAGACCAGTCAGGAAAAATATTTCAAATCATTGTATGACCATCATCACGATGATGAAACGGTTTCCTATCTCTATCAAACCTTAGGTTCTACCATTAATAATGCAGGGTATATCTTTGATAAAAGTAAGGCTAAAAAAACAGAGCAGACTTACCCAAACTCTCAGTTGGGAAAGGATTTTAAAACAGTAGCTTCTTTAATTAAATCAGACATCAATACCCAGGTGTATTATGTTTCAATTGGAAGTTTTGATACGCATGTGAATCAAAATGACCGCCAGAAAAAACTGTTCAGTGATATCAATGAAGCGGTAAAATCCTTTGTTGCTGACATGAAAAATAATGGATTATTCAATAATATTCTTCTGATGACCTTTTCTGAATTTGGGCGTCGTGTAGCTCAGAATGCCAGCAATGGAACGGATCACGGAACGGCCAACCAAATGTTTTTCATCAGTGGAAACCTTAAAAAGAAAGGCTTACTGAATAGACTTCCTGATTTACAGAACCTGAATGAAGGAGATCTGATCTACACGGAAGATTTCAGAAAAGTATATGCCACGATTTTAAAAAACTGGCTGAAAGCTGATTCTTCTAAAGTTTTGGGGTGGAAAAACGGGGTTTATGACTTTATATAA
- a CDS encoding nucleotidyltransferase domain-containing protein, whose protein sequence is MTPKIIEKIKEVEAARGVEVLLAVESGSRAWGFASPDSDYDIRFIYRHEKDWYLSPWNKDETIEFMTEDDLDGSGWDLRKIFHLLLKSNAALLSWFYSPIVYIENTKFVELFRPLADACFSPVAVSYHYLSMSKKYLEACRADEVKLKSYFYCLRAALTGKWIVEKETVPPVLFSELLVLVDHETRTKIENLVALKATKGEAYYHPNDWELFKFLEKTIAYNEEKSKSLMGGKADKAEMERVFREILNEK, encoded by the coding sequence ATGACACCAAAAATAATAGAAAAGATAAAAGAAGTGGAAGCTGCACGAGGGGTAGAAGTCCTTCTTGCCGTTGAATCCGGAAGCAGAGCTTGGGGTTTTGCCTCACCGGACAGCGATTATGACATACGTTTTATATACCGTCACGAAAAAGACTGGTATCTTTCGCCCTGGAATAAGGATGAAACGATAGAATTTATGACCGAAGATGATCTGGACGGTTCCGGATGGGATCTACGGAAGATTTTTCATCTCTTACTGAAATCGAATGCCGCTTTATTAAGTTGGTTCTACTCTCCTATCGTTTATATCGAAAACACCAAGTTTGTAGAGCTTTTCAGACCATTAGCTGATGCCTGTTTTTCGCCGGTAGCCGTTTCCTATCATTATTTAAGCATGAGCAAAAAATATCTGGAAGCCTGCAGAGCTGATGAAGTGAAACTAAAAAGTTATTTTTATTGTCTGAGAGCTGCATTAACCGGAAAATGGATCGTAGAGAAAGAAACGGTTCCGCCAGTATTGTTTAGTGAACTTCTTGTTTTGGTGGATCATGAAACCAGAACAAAAATAGAAAATCTTGTAGCCCTAAAAGCAACGAAAGGAGAAGCTTATTATCATCCGAATGATTGGGAATTGTTTAAGTTTTTGGAGAAGACAATAGCTTATAATGAAGAGAAATCAAAGAGCTTGATGGGTGGAAAGGCGGATAAAGCTGAGATGGAGAGGGTTTTTAGGGAGATATTAAATGAAAAATAA
- a CDS encoding helix-turn-helix transcriptional regulator, translating to MSSNKNALIRYKTLDKCLKNKYRKYTLEDLIDECSEALFEFEGKESYVSKRTIQLDLQNMRSEKFGYEAPIEVYERKYYRYSDPEYSIHNISVNESDLKAMNNAVQILKQFKDFSMFKEMNGVIQKLEDSIYSSSQKSIIHLDKNEQLKGLEHIDILYESILNKKVLKIVYKSFTAREPNIYTVHPQLLKEYNNRWFLICLYKQKMYNLALDRMENIEVDEKASYIDRNLDGDEYFKDIVGVTVAELMAPRNVVFFVDAANAPYVKTKPLHKSQEILSETKEGILFKICVQINYELERLLLGFGDSLVVHKPQKLRLRMEEKFKAGSKNYKELIIP from the coding sequence ATGTCATCTAATAAAAACGCTCTAATCCGCTATAAGACCTTAGATAAGTGTCTCAAAAACAAATATAGAAAGTATACTTTGGAAGACCTTATTGATGAATGTTCCGAAGCTTTATTTGAATTTGAAGGCAAAGAATCTTACGTGAGCAAAAGGACCATTCAGTTGGATCTTCAGAATATGCGGAGTGAAAAATTCGGGTACGAGGCCCCTATTGAAGTGTATGAAAGAAAATATTACCGATATAGTGATCCGGAATACAGTATTCATAATATTTCTGTGAATGAAAGTGATCTGAAAGCGATGAATAATGCGGTTCAGATTTTAAAGCAGTTCAAAGACTTTTCAATGTTTAAGGAAATGAACGGGGTGATCCAGAAACTGGAAGATTCTATTTATTCATCCAGCCAGAAATCCATTATTCATCTGGATAAAAATGAGCAGTTGAAGGGCTTGGAGCATATTGATATTCTGTATGAAAGTATTCTCAATAAAAAGGTATTGAAAATTGTATACAAAAGCTTTACAGCGAGGGAACCCAATATCTACACCGTTCACCCGCAGCTGTTGAAAGAATACAATAACCGGTGGTTTTTGATCTGCCTGTATAAACAGAAAATGTATAACCTGGCATTGGACAGGATGGAAAATATTGAAGTGGATGAAAAAGCTTCTTATATTGACAGGAATCTGGATGGTGATGAGTATTTTAAAGATATTGTAGGGGTTACTGTTGCAGAATTAATGGCCCCACGAAATGTAGTTTTCTTTGTAGATGCTGCCAATGCTCCTTATGTAAAAACAAAACCACTGCATAAAAGTCAGGAAATCCTTAGTGAGACCAAAGAAGGAATTCTTTTTAAGATCTGTGTACAGATTAATTATGAATTAGAAAGATTATTATTGGGCTTTGGAGATTCTCTGGTGGTCCATAAGCCTCAGAAATTAAGATTAAGGATGGAGGAAAAATTCAAAGCAGGAAGTAAAAATTATAAGGAACTGATAATTCCTTAA
- a CDS encoding RtcB family protein, with protein MEFNGNHLIELGYRPAKWFKDAITYINENHLDEIQIKEYLEQFKQPELIPLHETAPEFIINIRAEHENENDNVEKVIRTMKKLMKTPTLTAGALMPDACPTGPEGQIPVGGVVVAKNAIHPGFHSADICCSVMLTDFGKVNPKDILDAAHTVTHFGYGGRPRGEQMPMSQELMDAFRENEFLNDEKLISIARSHMGTQGDGNHFLFVGVSKNTGNTMLVTHHGSRAPGAALYDKGIKVANRFRQDISPETLRENAWIPYDTDEGKAYWEALQLIRTWTKENHTSIHDAVLNKLEIEKENRYWNEHNFVFKDGDLFYHAKGATPLDDKFMPDITGPRLIPLNMAEPVLIVQGKTNERNLGFAPHGAGRNFSRSQHKKSLAHKTTEEIFNEETAGLDIRFYSNEIDISELPSAYKSAANVRAQIEEYGLCEVLDEVMPYGCIMAGDVQKNAPWKKKKKYRKA; from the coding sequence ATGGAATTTAACGGAAATCACTTAATCGAATTAGGATATAGACCAGCTAAATGGTTTAAAGATGCCATTACTTATATTAATGAAAATCACCTGGATGAAATTCAGATCAAAGAATATCTGGAACAGTTCAAACAACCTGAACTTATTCCACTTCATGAAACCGCTCCAGAGTTTATCATTAACATCAGAGCTGAACATGAAAATGAAAACGATAATGTAGAAAAAGTAATCAGAACCATGAAAAAGCTGATGAAAACGCCTACTCTAACTGCCGGAGCTTTAATGCCAGATGCCTGCCCAACAGGTCCTGAAGGTCAGATCCCGGTTGGAGGTGTGGTCGTGGCCAAAAATGCCATTCATCCAGGATTCCATAGCGCAGATATCTGTTGTTCTGTTATGCTGACTGATTTCGGAAAGGTTAACCCTAAAGATATTCTGGATGCCGCTCATACTGTGACGCATTTCGGATATGGAGGAAGACCAAGAGGGGAACAGATGCCTATGTCTCAGGAATTGATGGATGCTTTCAGAGAGAATGAATTCTTAAATGATGAAAAACTGATCAGTATTGCCCGTTCTCATATGGGAACACAGGGAGATGGAAATCATTTCCTTTTCGTTGGAGTTTCTAAAAATACAGGAAATACCATGTTAGTGACTCACCACGGTTCCAGAGCTCCGGGTGCCGCACTTTATGATAAAGGAATAAAAGTAGCGAACCGTTTCAGACAGGATATTTCTCCTGAAACCTTAAGGGAAAACGCCTGGATTCCTTATGATACGGATGAAGGAAAAGCGTATTGGGAAGCGCTTCAGCTTATCAGAACATGGACAAAAGAAAACCATACTTCTATTCATGATGCGGTTTTAAATAAACTGGAAATTGAGAAAGAAAACAGATATTGGAATGAACATAATTTTGTTTTCAAAGATGGTGATCTGTTTTATCATGCTAAGGGAGCGACTCCGCTGGATGATAAGTTTATGCCTGATATTACTGGACCGAGACTGATTCCACTGAATATGGCTGAACCGGTACTGATTGTTCAGGGAAAGACGAATGAAAGAAATCTTGGTTTTGCCCCACATGGAGCAGGAAGAAATTTCAGCAGAAGCCAGCATAAAAAATCCTTGGCTCATAAAACCACTGAAGAGATCTTCAATGAGGAAACTGCTGGACTGGATATCAGATTCTATTCCAATGAAATTGATATTTCTGAGCTGCCAAGCGCTTATAAAAGTGCCGCTAATGTAAGAGCACAGATTGAAGAATACGGACTTTGTGAAGTACTGGATGAAGTGATGCCTTACGGATGTATTATGGCGGGTGACGTTCAGAAAAATGCACCATGGAAGAAAAAGAAAAAATATAGAAAAGCATAA
- a CDS encoding adenosylcobinamide-GDP ribazoletransferase: MKTVKNELIYFATALMFFTRIPVPFTIPYSSEIMNKSQKYFAWVGLLVGLMNAGILYFSAQLFNLEIGIVLMMISSVLLTGAFHEDGFTDMCDSFGGGYGKEKILTIMKDSRVGAYGTIGIILLFALKFFSIQALGTIDLMKTLGIIILAHTSSRFISGTMIYTHQYVTDIDVSKSKPLANKPLDGMALLVGSISILLSFALIPDWRLILAFALAYLGKICMGWYFKKHIGGYTGDCLGAVQQVTEVLFYLGTMIVWKFI, encoded by the coding sequence ATGAAGACCGTAAAGAATGAATTGATCTACTTTGCAACGGCACTGATGTTCTTCACCAGAATTCCCGTTCCGTTCACGATCCCGTATTCCAGTGAGATCATGAATAAATCCCAGAAATATTTTGCATGGGTTGGATTGTTGGTAGGGTTGATGAATGCAGGGATTTTATACTTTTCTGCTCAACTTTTTAACCTGGAAATAGGAATTGTCCTGATGATGATCAGCAGCGTGCTTCTGACCGGAGCGTTTCACGAGGATGGTTTTACAGATATGTGCGACAGTTTCGGTGGCGGATACGGAAAAGAGAAGATTCTTACCATTATGAAGGACAGCAGAGTAGGAGCTTATGGAACAATAGGAATTATTTTACTGTTTGCTTTAAAGTTCTTCAGTATTCAGGCTTTGGGAACAATTGATTTGATGAAAACGCTGGGAATTATTATTCTGGCCCACACTTCAAGCCGTTTTATTTCCGGAACCATGATTTACACACATCAGTATGTGACGGATATTGACGTCAGCAAATCGAAACCTTTGGCGAATAAACCATTGGATGGAATGGCTTTGCTGGTTGGATCGATCAGTATTTTACTTTCTTTTGCTTTAATCCCTGACTGGCGTTTGATACTGGCTTTTGCCTTGGCTTATTTAGGAAAGATCTGCATGGGATGGTATTTTAAAAAGCATATTGGCGGCTATACCGGAGACTGTCTGGGAGCTGTGCAGCAGGTCACAGAAGTGTTGTTTTACTTAGGAACCATGATCGTATGGAAATTCATCTGA
- a CDS encoding TfoX/Sxy family protein: MAYNIELADRVREWLSHVNDITIEEKKMFGGLAFLVNDKMCINISHDNLMCRYNPEREEEVAEKTGFLPMIMRGKQLKEYCYVEPIGFQKPEDFEYWMKICLDYNKIAKTSKKK, translated from the coding sequence ATGGCTTATAATATTGAACTGGCAGACAGGGTTCGTGAATGGCTGTCCCATGTAAATGATATTACAATTGAAGAAAAGAAAATGTTCGGCGGGCTGGCATTTCTGGTGAATGATAAAATGTGTATCAATATCAGTCACGACAACCTGATGTGCCGCTACAACCCTGAAAGAGAAGAGGAAGTAGCGGAGAAAACAGGCTTTCTTCCCATGATTATGAGAGGAAAACAGTTAAAAGAATATTGCTATGTAGAACCCATAGGCTTTCAGAAACCGGAGGATTTTGAGTATTGGATGAAGATTTGTCTTGATTATAACAAAATTGCAAAAACTTCGAAGAAGAAGTAA
- a CDS encoding DUF1800 domain-containing protein — protein sequence MADSLLKNKHLLWRAGFGVGINQIDDLKNKNTKALIHELFKEDSFTDITYDTPDIDPTADMMNTIAPAEKKKEMQKVYRAQNEELNLNFLDKMVNSKEQMREKMAFFWHGHFASRVFNPKFNKQLLNTIRKSALGNFKDLLFEVSQSPAMLNFLNNQQNKKDHPNENFAREVMELFTMGRGNYTEKDVREGARAFTGWSYDKDGNFKERKNQHDEGTKTFLGKTGHFDGSDALNNILEQKATAQFITAKIYKFFVNENINQDLVNTLSTSFYDSGYDIKKLMNDIFSSTWFYDQKNIGNRIKSPIELMAGMMRMLPMHIQNPENLIIYQKLLGQMLLYPPNVAGWPNGRSWIDSSTLMLRLQVPQIWSGLRPLEYSPRQDDDIDMGMKSKETALNKSFKNPNITIDWNRVDQIFAHKNCEDYLIQNPKSLDMNTVNNFSDKSTKMTIINLMSTPEYQLM from the coding sequence ATGGCAGATTCATTATTAAAAAACAAACATCTTCTCTGGCGCGCAGGTTTCGGGGTTGGAATTAATCAAATTGATGATTTGAAAAATAAGAACACTAAAGCGCTGATTCATGAATTATTTAAAGAAGATAGTTTTACAGATATCACGTATGATACACCGGATATAGATCCCACTGCAGATATGATGAACACTATAGCTCCTGCTGAAAAGAAAAAGGAAATGCAGAAGGTTTATAGAGCTCAGAATGAAGAATTAAATCTCAATTTTCTGGATAAAATGGTGAACAGCAAAGAACAGATGAGAGAAAAAATGGCTTTTTTCTGGCATGGACATTTTGCTTCAAGAGTTTTTAATCCAAAATTCAATAAACAGCTATTAAATACCATCCGGAAAAGTGCATTGGGAAACTTTAAAGATCTTCTTTTTGAAGTAAGCCAGTCTCCTGCCATGCTTAATTTTCTGAATAACCAGCAAAATAAAAAAGATCATCCGAATGAGAATTTCGCCCGTGAAGTTATGGAACTTTTTACCATGGGAAGAGGAAATTACACAGAAAAGGATGTAAGAGAAGGAGCCAGAGCATTTACAGGATGGAGCTACGACAAGGATGGAAATTTCAAGGAAAGAAAGAATCAGCATGATGAAGGAACCAAAACTTTTTTAGGGAAAACAGGGCATTTTGACGGATCCGATGCTTTAAATAATATCCTGGAGCAAAAAGCAACGGCTCAATTTATCACCGCCAAAATCTATAAGTTTTTTGTTAATGAAAATATCAATCAGGATCTTGTGAATACCCTAAGTACCAGTTTTTACGATTCCGGTTATGATATTAAGAAACTGATGAATGATATCTTCTCAAGTACATGGTTTTATGATCAGAAAAATATTGGAAACAGAATCAAATCTCCCATAGAACTGATGGCCGGGATGATGCGGATGCTTCCGATGCACATTCAGAATCCTGAAAATCTTATCATTTATCAAAAATTATTAGGACAAATGCTGCTGTATCCGCCCAACGTTGCAGGATGGCCCAATGGAAGATCGTGGATTGATAGCTCTACACTGATGTTGAGGCTTCAGGTACCGCAAATCTGGTCCGGACTTCGTCCTCTGGAATACAGCCCAAGACAAGATGATGATATTGATATGGGAATGAAATCTAAGGAAACAGCTTTGAATAAAAGCTTTAAAAACCCGAACATTACCATAGACTGGAACCGGGTAGATCAGATTTTTGCCCATAAAAACTGTGAAGATTATCTGATTCAAAATCCTAAAAGCCTGGACATGAATACTGTGAATAATTTCTCTGATAAAAGCACAAAAATGACCATTATTAACCTAATGTCAACACCAGAATATCAATTAATGTAA
- a CDS encoding HopJ type III effector protein, giving the protein MILLEQLKHFPETVQFNDVIAYIDANYDFTPTAFKNGNTRNEEGQNNGSCKIFGFASYHGLTKEETLPLFGDFYREDVLKKPNGTDHQNIRNFMEFGWDGLIFEGNPLREK; this is encoded by the coding sequence ATGATTTTATTAGAACAATTAAAGCATTTTCCTGAAACCGTTCAATTCAATGATGTGATTGCTTATATAGATGCCAACTACGATTTCACGCCTACAGCATTCAAAAATGGAAATACAAGAAATGAAGAAGGGCAGAACAATGGTTCATGTAAAATATTTGGTTTTGCTTCTTACCATGGTTTAACCAAAGAAGAAACTCTGCCACTTTTCGGAGATTTTTACAGAGAAGATGTCCTTAAAAAACCTAATGGTACAGATCATCAGAATATCAGAAACTTCATGGAATTCGGATGGGACGGACTTATTTTTGAAGGAAATCCATTGAGAGAGAAATAG
- a CDS encoding nucleotidyltransferase domain-containing protein produces the protein MTIQDLKNKNLLLFEAISGSRAFGLATETSDTDIRGVYYLPKEDFFGLNYIPQISNETNDITYYEIGRFVELLQKNNPNILEILASPEDCILYKHPLMDLLKPEDFLSKLCKDTFAGYAVSQIKKAKGLNKKILNPIDKERKSILDFCFILDGQGSVPLKKWLSEKGKVQERCGLTAIDHTKGMFALFYDDSQALGYKGIIQHEEANQVSVSSVPKDKKPDAYLFCNLDAYSTYCKDYREYWKWVEERNEDRYNVNQTHGQNYDSKNMMHTIRLLQSCEQIFRSHSLQIRVENREELLDIKAGNWSYEAVMEKTENLIESIEHHHSVSLLSESPDLEKTTKVLIQIREQLYGNS, from the coding sequence ATGACCATCCAAGACCTAAAAAACAAAAACCTCCTTCTCTTCGAAGCCATCTCCGGAAGCCGGGCTTTCGGGCTGGCAACGGAAACTTCGGATACAGATATCCGTGGAGTGTACTATCTGCCGAAAGAAGACTTCTTTGGACTGAACTATATTCCGCAGATTTCCAATGAAACGAATGATATCACCTATTATGAAATCGGAAGATTTGTGGAGCTTTTACAAAAGAATAATCCTAATATTCTGGAGATTTTGGCAAGTCCTGAGGATTGTATTCTGTACAAACATCCTTTGATGGACCTGTTGAAACCAGAAGATTTCCTCTCTAAACTATGCAAAGATACCTTTGCCGGATATGCTGTTTCCCAGATTAAAAAAGCGAAAGGTCTCAATAAAAAGATTTTAAATCCTATCGATAAGGAAAGAAAATCTATTCTTGATTTTTGCTTTATCCTGGACGGTCAAGGTTCTGTTCCTTTGAAAAAATGGCTTTCGGAGAAAGGAAAAGTTCAGGAAAGATGTGGGCTAACAGCTATTGACCATACTAAAGGAATGTTTGCGTTGTTTTATGATGATTCACAAGCATTGGGATATAAAGGTATTATCCAACATGAAGAAGCAAACCAGGTTTCGGTATCTTCTGTTCCAAAAGATAAAAAACCGGATGCTTACTTGTTCTGTAACCTGGATGCCTACTCTACTTACTGCAAAGATTACAGGGAATACTGGAAATGGGTGGAGGAACGTAATGAAGACCGATACAACGTCAACCAAACGCATGGACAGAACTACGACAGCAAAAATATGATGCATACCATCCGCTTGCTGCAATCGTGTGAACAGATCTTCAGGAGCCATTCTCTTCAGATCCGTGTAGAAAACCGGGAGGAATTACTGGATATTAAAGCTGGAAACTGGTCTTATGAGGCTGTGATGGAAAAAACAGAAAACCTTATTGAATCCATTGAGCATCATCATTCCGTTTCCCTACTTTCTGAATCACCTGATCTGGAGAAAACAACCAAGGTCCTGATCCAGATAAGAGAACAATTATACGGGAACTCATGA
- the cobT gene encoding nicotinate-nucleotide--dimethylbenzimidazole phosphoribosyltransferase produces MQSCVLFNIGSNIPFQPILSLISSSMIYFLSIHCTNITNNTPYFTNIALSLFNITTFTTMLTTELQHTIDFKTKPLGALGHLEHLAHKIGMVQNTTSPQLSDPHMVVFAADHGIATAGVSAYPQEVTYQMVMNFLGGGAAINVFCRQHGINIKIVDAGVNFDFPEGLDLINKKVRKSSRNILEESAMTTEEYQKALQNGSSVVAEIAETGCNIIGFGEMGIGNTSASSLMMSQLFDLPVVSCIGRGTGLNDDQLQNKINILSSAIEKYPDIKTPDEIAQTFGGLEIAQMIGAMEEAFRQNMLIMVDGFIATVAIATAWKKNPDILKNCIFCHVSDENAHLQLLELLGQKALLNLNLRLGEGTGCALAYPLIQSAVNFLNEMSSFEDAHVSNKE; encoded by the coding sequence ATGCAAAGCTGTGTACTTTTCAATATTGGATCCAATATTCCTTTTCAGCCTATCTTGTCTCTCATCTCTTCGTCTATGATCTATTTTCTCTCCATCCATTGCACAAACATTACCAACAATACCCCTTATTTCACTAATATTGCACTTTCTCTATTTAACATAACTACTTTTACAACCATGTTGACGACTGAACTACAGCATACAATTGATTTTAAAACAAAACCTTTAGGCGCATTAGGACATCTGGAACATCTTGCCCACAAAATAGGAATGGTTCAAAATACCACTTCTCCACAGCTTTCAGATCCTCATATGGTGGTTTTTGCTGCCGATCACGGGATTGCAACCGCTGGAGTAAGTGCCTATCCTCAGGAAGTAACTTATCAGATGGTGATGAATTTCTTAGGTGGTGGAGCCGCTATCAATGTATTCTGCAGACAGCACGGAATCAATATTAAAATTGTAGATGCCGGAGTTAATTTTGATTTTCCGGAAGGATTGGATTTAATAAACAAGAAAGTCAGAAAATCCAGTCGTAATATTTTGGAAGAGTCAGCAATGACTACTGAAGAATATCAAAAGGCTTTACAGAATGGAAGCTCAGTAGTAGCAGAAATTGCTGAAACTGGCTGTAACATTATTGGATTTGGCGAAATGGGAATTGGAAACACTTCTGCTTCTTCTCTGATGATGAGTCAATTATTTGATCTTCCTGTTGTAAGCTGTATCGGACGTGGAACAGGTTTGAATGATGATCAGCTGCAGAATAAGATCAATATTTTATCATCAGCAATAGAAAAATATCCGGACATCAAAACTCCGGACGAAATTGCACAGACTTTTGGCGGATTGGAAATTGCCCAGATGATCGGTGCGATGGAAGAAGCTTTCCGTCAGAATATGCTGATTATGGTAGACGGATTTATTGCTACCGTTGCCATTGCTACCGCATGGAAAAAGAACCCTGATATCCTGAAAAACTGTATATTCTGCCATGTAAGTGACGAAAATGCCCACCTTCAGCTTCTTGAATTATTGGGGCAGAAAGCTTTATTGAATCTTAATTTAAGGCTGGGAGAAGGAACAGGTTGTGCACTAGCTTATCCGCTTATTCAAAGTGCAGTAAATTTCCTGAATGAAATGTCCAGTTTTGAAGATGCTCATGTTTCAAATAAAGAATAA
- a CDS encoding membrane protein: protein MKMFKQAILLAGVLTAGIASAQSSQMNNMIKVGANVGLAVPADNLSAAVGVDVAYQNLITPGFGLGIASGYTHYFGKENNGYKNNDVGVVPVAALVRIYPKQTGFYFGTDLGYGFLVGDKTVASNTNVERASGGFYIKPEIGYHNRDWNFFVQYQKVFVGTKGDLAGQDYNVGNIGVGFGYNIPLGK from the coding sequence ATGAAAATGTTTAAACAAGCAATATTGCTAGCTGGAGTTTTAACAGCAGGTATAGCAAGCGCACAAAGTTCACAAATGAATAACATGATTAAAGTGGGCGCAAATGTTGGTTTAGCAGTTCCCGCAGATAACCTTTCTGCTGCAGTAGGAGTGGATGTAGCTTATCAAAACCTGATTACCCCTGGATTTGGATTAGGTATCGCATCCGGATATACTCACTATTTTGGAAAAGAAAATAACGGTTATAAAAATAATGATGTAGGAGTAGTTCCTGTAGCTGCTTTAGTAAGAATTTATCCAAAACAGACAGGTTTCTATTTTGGAACTGACTTGGGATATGGATTCTTGGTTGGAGACAAAACAGTTGCTTCTAATACAAATGTTGAAAGAGCTAGCGGAGGTTTCTACATCAAGCCGGAGATCGGATACCACAACAGAGACTGGAATTTCTTTGTACAATACCAAAAGGTTTTTGTAGGAACAAAAGGAGATTTAGCTGGTCAGGACTATAATGTGGGGAATATCGGAGTAGGATTCGGTTATAATATTCCATTAGGAAAGTAG